The stretch of DNA CACGCGAGCGCTCTACGCCCGTTTCGGCGAACCGCGCATCGACCTCGTCGAGGGCGACGCGCGCAAGCTGCAATTCTCGGGCGATGCCTGCGTTCTCGACATCTACCTCTACCCCCTTACCCAAGGCGGCGCGCCGGTCGCGACTCATGTCGAGGCGCGGCTGCGGCAAGGCGGCACGGAGACCTCGCGCGAAGCCTGCATCGCCGAGATCGAGCGCGCGCGCGACACGCGGTAACGCGGTCTTAAGCCTGTTCGTGCCATGCCCCCATGCAAAGCCACGCAGGGGACAGGCCCGAAAATGACGACGCATTTCACCGAACTCGCGCGCCGCGCGGCTGCCGATGGGCAGGTTTCCGCGCACGAGCTGCTCGCGCTGCGCCAGCAGGGCTGGGGCGACGGCATCATCACCCGCGAAGAGGCCGAGGCGCTGTTCGCGGTCAACAATGTCCTCACCGAACGGGACGAACCGTGGTGCGATTTCTTCGTCGAGGCGATCGGCGAATATGTCCTCAACGGCAACGAGCCGCGCCTGCAATGCTCCGAGGCCGAAGCGCAATGGCTGATTGACCAGGTCGACCACGACGGCGTCGTCGAGAGCCTCGTCGAACTCGAAACCATCGTGCGCATCGTCGAGCGCGCGCAGAACGTGCCGGTTCGCCTGAAGGATTACGTCCTCGTCCAGGTCGAACGCGAGGTGCTCACCGGTATCGGCCCGACCCGCTGCGGCGGGGCGCTTTCCGCGACCCACATCACCGCGGCCGAATGCCGCATCATCCGCCGGGTGATCTTCGCCAGCGGCGGGCACGGCCCGGCGGCAGTGAGCCGCTACGATGCCGAAATGCTGTTCCGCCTGAAGGACGAGACGCTGGCCGAGGAAAACGCGTCCGAATGGGACGACCTCTTCCTCGACGGCGTGTCGAACTACCTCAAGGGCTTCGCGCTCCAGAACGCCCAGCTCGACCATGATCGCGCTCGCGAACTGCGGGCCTTCATCGCCGACAGCAAGCCGAACGTGGCGCGTTTCATGGGGCGGATGGCGAAAGAAGTGCCGAACGTCGCCAACCATTTCGGCAAGGTCTTCGGCAAGAAGGACGCCGGGCCCGGGTTCGAGGAACAGGCCGCAGCCGGGGCCGAAGTGACCGATTACGAACGCGAATGGCTGGAAAAGATGATCGACGCCGACGGCGAGGTGGACGAACTCGAACGCCGCCTGCTCGCGCGGATCATCGAGGAAGGCTGAGGCGCTCCGGGCGCCTTACACCATGAAGCTTTCGCCGCAGCCGCACGCGCCCTTGGCGTTGGGGTTCTCGAACACGAAACCGGCAGTGAAATCATCCTCCTGCCAGTCCATCACCGAACCGACGAGGTAGAGCACGCTCGCCCCGTCGATGTAGAAGGTGCCGCCGGGCGTTTCGATCTTCTCGTCGAATTTCTGCTCTTCGGTGACGTAATCGACCGAATAGGCAAGACCCGAGCAGCCCCGGCGCGGAGTCGACAGCTTGACCCCGATCGCGTCGGCGGGCGCGTTCTCCATCAGGTGCGCGATCCGCGCTTCAGCGCCCTTGGTCAGGGTCACGGCGGCGGGCATCTGGCGAGTTTTCGTTTCGGTCGTCATCACAGCATTCCCAGTTCGAGGCGCGCTTCATCCGACATTTTCTCGGGGCTCCACGGCGGATCCCACACGAGCACGACTTCGGCGTCGCGGATGCCGGGGACGGAGCAGACGCGCATTTCGACCTCGCCCGGCATCGTCTCGGCGACGGGGCAGTGCGGCGTCGTCAGCGTCATGGTGACGGTCGCGTCGCATTCCTCGTCGACCTCGACACCATAGATAAGACCCAGATCGTAGATGTTAACCGGGATCTCCGGATCGTAGATCTCACGCAGCGCCTCGATCACCGCGCCCTGCAATTCGCCGCCCGCGCCGGTCGCGGGGGTTTCCGCCGGAGTCGCGGCGAGGAAGCCTTCGAGATAGTCGCGTTCGCGCTTTTCGCCCGGCTCATCGGGATCGACCGCGTCCTCGACCCGCGCGCGCGGGGGTTTCGGGGGCGCTTCGGTCGCTTCGATGACGTTTTCGTTCGGGGCGGGAGCTGCCACGTAGTCGCGGGTTTCGTTTTCGTTGTCGGTCATGAGCCTGATCCTTCAGGAACTGTGTCCAAAGATTTTCCGGGTGCGCTGGATTCCGCCGATCAGCGCATCGACATCGGCCTCACTCGAATAGAGGCCGAAACTGGCGCGGGCAGTCGCGGGGACGCCGAGATAGTCCATCAGCGGTTGCGCGCAATGATGCCCGGCGCGGATCGCGACATTCGCCTCGTCGAGGATCGTGCCGAGGTCGTGCGGGTGGATGTCGCCGATCGCGAAGCTGACGATGCCGGCGCTGTCCTCGGGCCCGAAGACGCGCACGTCGTTCATCGCGGTGAGTTCGCGGCGGAGCTTCGCCACCAGCTTCGCCTCGCGCTCGTGGATGGTGTCCATCCCGATTTCCGCGACGTAGTCGGCGGCCGCGGCGAACGCGATCGCTTCGGTGATCGCGGGCGTCCCGGCTTCGAACCGCTGCGGGGCGGGGGCGTAAGTCGTTTTCTCGAAAGTCACGCGGTCGATCATCGCCCCGCCGCCTTCCCACGGCGGCATGGCGGCGAGGATGTCGCCTTTCGCCCACAGCGCGCCGATCCCGGTCGGGCCATAGAGCTTGTGCGCGGAAAAGACGTAGAAATCGCAGCCGAGTTCGGTCACGTCGACCGCCATGTGCGGGGCCGACTGGCATCCGTCGAGCAGCAGCTTCGCGCCCACGCCGTGCGCCAGTTTCGCGGCGCGCGGGGCATCGAGCACGCTGCCGAGCACGTTCGAGACATGGCACAGCGCAACCAGCTTGTGCTTCGGCGTGAGCATCGCCTCGGCCGCATCGAGATCGATCCGGTGGTCCTCGGTCAGCGGACAGACATCGATTTCGGCGCCGGTCGCCGCGGCCACCATCTGCCACGGCACGATGTTCGAATGGTGTTCGAGCTGCGAGAGCAGGATGCGGTCGCCCTCTTTCAGGTTCGCCCGGCCCCAGGAATTGGCAACGAGGTTGATCGCCTCGGTCGCGCCGCGGGTGAAGACGATCTCGTCCTCCTTGCCGCCGAGGAAATCCGCGATCCGCCGCCGCGCGCTCTCATACCCGAGCGTCATCTGCGCCGAGCGCGAATAGACCCCGCGATGGACCGTGGCGTAATCCTCGCCCAGCGCGCGGGCCATGGCATCGATCACGGCGCGCGGCTTCTGCGCGGTCGCGGCGGTGTCGAGATAATGCCACGGCTCGCCCTCGGGCGTGAACATCCCTGGGAAATCGGCCTTCAGGTCGCGGTCTATCGTGGCGGGTGCATTCATCGCGGCGCGTTCTCCAGCACGGCGAGCGCGGCGTCGAGCAGGCGCTCATGCTCGGCCTCGTCCTCCAGCGCCACGAACGCGTCGGCGATGAAGGCTTGCACCAGCAGGCGCTGGGCGAGTTCGGGCGAAAGCCCGCGCGCGGCCATGTAGAAGCGCGCACTTTCATCGAGTTCGCCGACGGTCGCGCCGTGGGCGCATTTCACGTCGTCGGCGAAGATTTCGAGCTGCGGCACGGCGTTGGCGCTGGCGCCCGCTTCGAGCAGCAGCCCCTTGAAATCCTGCGCCGCGTCAGTCTTCTGCGCGTCTTTCACGACCTTGATTTCGCCGAGGAAATTGCCCGTCGCATCGCCCCAGTGAACGGCGCGGACGGTCTGGTTGCTGGTCGCCTCGCGCTCGGCGTGGATGGTGGTGGTGACGAATTCGCGCGTCACCTCGTCGCCGCCGATGGTCACGCCGCCGAATTCGAAGTGCGCACCCCTGGCCAGCGTCACCTCGACCTCGACGCGGGTGTAGTCGCGCCCGGCATTGGTGGCGAACAGCTCGAGCCGCGCCCCTTCGCCCAGCGTCACGCGGATGCGGTGCAGTTCGGGCGAGTCGCCGCCCACGACCATGCATTCGCGCCGCGTCTCGCCCGCATCGAGCGCGATTTCGCGCCACTGGTCGAGCGCGTCCGCGCCGATCCGGCCGAGCGCGTCGATATCGGCATAGCGCCACGCTTCCTCGCGGCGGGTGGGAAGGGTCGCTGCCTCAGGCATCAGCCATCACCGCGTCATAGCCTTCTTCCTCGAGCCGCAGCGCGAGTTCCGGTCCGCCGGTCTGGACGATCCGGCCGTCGGCCAGCACGCTCACGCGGTCGGGCTTCACCACGTCGAGCAGGCGCTGGTAGTGGGTGATGAGCAGAACACCCTTGTCGGGCGCGCGCATGATCGCATTGATCCCCTCGCCCACGACGCGCAGCGCGTCGATGTCGAGGCCGCTATCCGTCTCGTCGAGCACGGCGAAATCGGGGTCGAGAATGCCCATCTGGACCATTTCGGCGCGCTTCTTCTCGCCGCCGGAAAAGCCGACATTCACCTGCCGCTTGAGCATTTCCATGTCCATCTTGAGCAGGCCGGCCTTTTCCTTGGCGAGCTTGAGGAATTCGCCGCCGCTGACGGCTTCCTCGCCCCGGAACTTGCGCTGGGCGTTCAAGGCTTCGCGCAGGAACTGGACGTTGGACACGCCGGGAATTTCGACCGGGTACTGGAAGCCGAGGAACAGGCCGGAAGCGGCGCGTTCGTGGGGTTCGAGTTCGAACAGGTCCTGCCCCTTGAAGGTCACGCTGCCGCCGGTCACTTCGTAGCCCGGCTTGCCGCCGAGCACGTTGGCGAGCGTCGACTTGCCCGCGCCGTTGGGGCCCATGATCGCGTGGACTTCGCCCGCCGCGACTTCAAGGGTCAGGCCCTTGAGGATCTGCTTGGTGCCCTTGTCACCATCGGCAACTTCGGCGGTGAGATTTTCAATAGCCAGCATCGCCAGCCTCCTTGCTTGGTTTGTCGGTTTCGCCCGTGCCTTCGATTTCCATGCGGCTCTTGACCACGGAGGCGTCGCGCAATTCGATCACCAGCCCCTTGGGCCGGGTCGCCTCGTAGTTGTCGGTCCTCGCCTGGGCATTGGCGAGGTTCTGAGTGAACTGCTTGTCGAGATCGGCCCCGCGCGCGATGTGGATGAGGCCGATGTTTTCGAACAGGGTTTCGATCTCGCCGTCGCTCATCGGGGTTTTCGCGCCGCGCATCATGTCCTTCGAAGCGGCGACCGCCTCGGCGCGCTCTTCGGCGCAGCGCGGGATGTCGGCGCGGTGCTGCTGCTCGAAATCGGCGACGCCGGTGATGCGCCGGTTCGAGAGGTTGAGGCAGCTGCGATAGTCCTGCACGTAGGGCCGCAGGAGGCGCGGGTATTCCACCACCCAGGTTTCCGGGTCGTCGTTCTTGATCGCGACGGCGGCCTCGCCAACGCCCTGCAGGGCGAAAAGCGGCGCAGCGACGGTGAGGGCGAGCGAGATCATCGGCGGCCCCCTGCGTGTTGCGCGTTGTGGCGGTTGCGGGCTTCCTGCTTGTCGGCAATGCGCTGGCGCATCCCGGCGGTG from Erythrobacter sp. encodes:
- a CDS encoding iron-sulfur cluster assembly accessory protein — its product is MTTETKTRQMPAAVTLTKGAEARIAHLMENAPADAIGVKLSTPRRGCSGLAYSVDYVTEEQKFDEKIETPGGTFYIDGASVLYLVGSVMDWQEDDFTAGFVFENPNAKGACGCGESFMV
- a CDS encoding SUF system Fe-S cluster assembly protein; translation: MTDNENETRDYVAAPAPNENVIEATEAPPKPPRARVEDAVDPDEPGEKRERDYLEGFLAATPAETPATGAGGELQGAVIEALREIYDPEIPVNIYDLGLIYGVEVDEECDATVTMTLTTPHCPVAETMPGEVEMRVCSVPGIRDAEVVLVWDPPWSPEKMSDEARLELGML
- a CDS encoding SufD family Fe-S cluster assembly protein, with product MPEAATLPTRREEAWRYADIDALGRIGADALDQWREIALDAGETRRECMVVGGDSPELHRIRVTLGEGARLELFATNAGRDYTRVEVEVTLARGAHFEFGGVTIGGDEVTREFVTTTIHAEREATSNQTVRAVHWGDATGNFLGEIKVVKDAQKTDAAQDFKGLLLEAGASANAVPQLEIFADDVKCAHGATVGELDESARFYMAARGLSPELAQRLLVQAFIADAFVALEDEAEHERLLDAALAVLENAPR
- a CDS encoding aminotransferase class V-fold PLP-dependent enzyme; the encoded protein is MNAPATIDRDLKADFPGMFTPEGEPWHYLDTAATAQKPRAVIDAMARALGEDYATVHRGVYSRSAQMTLGYESARRRIADFLGGKEDEIVFTRGATEAINLVANSWGRANLKEGDRILLSQLEHHSNIVPWQMVAAATGAEIDVCPLTEDHRIDLDAAEAMLTPKHKLVALCHVSNVLGSVLDAPRAAKLAHGVGAKLLLDGCQSAPHMAVDVTELGCDFYVFSAHKLYGPTGIGALWAKGDILAAMPPWEGGGAMIDRVTFEKTTYAPAPQRFEAGTPAITEAIAFAAAADYVAEIGMDTIHEREAKLVAKLRRELTAMNDVRVFGPEDSAGIVSFAIGDIHPHDLGTILDEANVAIRAGHHCAQPLMDYLGVPATARASFGLYSSEADVDALIGGIQRTRKIFGHSS
- the sufC gene encoding Fe-S cluster assembly ATPase SufC, with the protein product MLAIENLTAEVADGDKGTKQILKGLTLEVAAGEVHAIMGPNGAGKSTLANVLGGKPGYEVTGGSVTFKGQDLFELEPHERAASGLFLGFQYPVEIPGVSNVQFLREALNAQRKFRGEEAVSGGEFLKLAKEKAGLLKMDMEMLKRQVNVGFSGGEKKRAEMVQMGILDPDFAVLDETDSGLDIDALRVVGEGINAIMRAPDKGVLLITHYQRLLDVVKPDRVSVLADGRIVQTGGPELALRLEEEGYDAVMADA